The DNA region GCCGGCACATCAACCTGGCGTTCTTCACCCAGCTACCCACGCCTCCCGGGGTGGAGGGCGGCGGGGTATGGAACGCAATTCAAGGGACCATTCTGTTGGTGATCCTATCCGGGATATTCGCCATCCCTCCGGGCGTGTTGGCGGCCTTTTACGCGGCCTATTACCCGAACACGCCCCTGGGGATCGTCGTCCGGTTCTCCACCGACGTGCTTGCCGGCGTGCCATCGATCGTTATCGGTTTGTTCCTCTACGCGCTGGTGGTCGTCGCCCAAGGCCACTTTTCGGGCCTGGCCGGCGGGATCGCGCTGGCGATCCTGATGCTGCCGACGATCATCCGCACCACCGAGGAGATGTTGAAGCTCGTTCCGCCCACATTGCGCGAGGCGTCGCTGGCGCTGGGCGCCCCGGAGTGGAAAACCTCCCTGCAAGTCGTCCTCCCCGCGGCGGGCAACGGGCTGATCACCGGCTTCCTGCTCGGGCTGGCGCGGGCCTCCGGCGAAACGGCGCCGCTGCTGTTCACCGCCCTCGGCAACGAGTGGTTCGATTTCGCCTCGCTCGTCCGTTCCGGCGTCGAGACCGGGTTGAATCCCTTCGAGGTTTTCATCCGGATCATCGAACAGCCGGTGGATTCCTTGCCGCTGACGTTGTGGAAATACGCCCAGCAACCGTATCCGGAAAGGATCCAGCAGGCCTGGGCCGCCGCTTTGGTGTTGATGGGATTTGTCTTGGCGATCAACATCGCCGCCAGATTATGGATCGTTGTCCGCGCACGGCGGATGAAAGGATGACCAGGATGACTTTCGCCAACAGCATCACCAACCCCCTCCCGATGGTCCGCGCCGTCACCGTTCCGGCGAAAGAGGGACTGGAAGCCGACGGGAGGCCGCACTCCGTCAAGATCGACATCCGAAGCCTTTCGGTCTTCTACGGCAAATTCCGCGCCATCGCCGAAGTGACGATGTCCATCCCCGCCAACAAGGTGACGGCGATCATCGGCCCTTCGGGCTGCGGCAAATCCACCCTCTTGCGAGCCATCAACCGCATGACGGATTTGACGCTGGGAGCCCGGGCCGAGGGCGAGATCCGGCTCGACGGCGAGAACATCCTGGCCCAAGGAGTCGACGTGGTGCCGATCCGCCAGCGGATCGGGATGGTGTTCCAGAGGCCCAACCCCTTCCCCAAGAGCATCTACGATAACGTCGCCTACGGCCCCCGGCTGTACGGCGTTCGGCGGCGGGTCGACCTGGACGGAATCGTCGAGCGCAGCCTGCAGCAGGCCGCGCTGTGGGACGAGGTTAAGGACAAGCTGCACCAATCGGGAATGGCGCTTTCCGGCGGGCAGCAGCAGCGCCTGTGCATCGCCCGGGCGCTGGCGGTGGAGCCCTCGGTGATCCTGATGGACGAACCCGCCTCGGCCCTGGATCCGATCGCCACCCTCAAGATCGAAGACCTGATGCAGCAATTGAAATCCGAATACACGATCGTGATCGTCACCCACAACATGCAGCAGGCCGCGCGGGTGGCGGATTACACCGCCTTTCTGATGATCGACGCCGAGCGCGCCGGACGCCTGATCGAATTCGGCCCGACCAATAAGATCTTCACCAAACCGGAGAAGAAGGAAACCGAGGATTATGTTACCGGGCGGTTCGGATAATCCGGCCGCGCCGCGGAGAAGCCGATGACGCGCGCAATCCTGAACGAGCGGTTGCAGCAATTGCAGGATGAAGTGCTGAGTTTGGGAAGCATCGTCGGCCAGGCGGCCGTGGATTCCGTGCGGGCGCTCAGCCGCTCCGACACGGCCGCGGCGAAGGAACTTGAGCGGCGTGACCGGCTGATCAACACCCGGCGCTTCGAGATCGAGCGTGAGTGCCTGGCGCTGATCGCCACCCAGCAGCCGATGGCGCACGACCTGCGCCTCCTGGCCGCGGTGCTGGAGGTGATCACCGAACTCGAACGGATGGGGGATTACGTTAAAGGCATCGCCCATATCACGGTCCTGCTCCGGCCGTTTCCGCCGCCCCCCGACCTGTTCGAGGAGCTGGAGACGATGGCGATCAACGCCGGCGCCATGCTGCGCTGTGCGCTCGACGCCTTCGCGGCCGGCGACGAACGGGCGGCGCGCGCCATTCCGCAGGAAGACGACGAGGTGGACCGCTCCTACGCCCGGATTTTCCAAATGCTCACCGAGTGGATCAATTCCCACCCGGATTCGATCGATCCGGCCACCCGCCTGCTGTGGGTGGCCCACAACCTGGAGCGGTTCGCGGACCGCGTGACCAACATCTGTGAACGCACCATCTTCACCATTTGCGGGGAAATGGTGGAATTCTCCTCGTCGGGCGGCGATTAACCAAAGGAGGATCCCGATTTGAAGAAAAAGAAAGTGCTCTTTCTGTGCACGGGCAATTCCTGCCGCTCGCAAATGGCGGAAGCGATCGTCAACGACCGCCTTCTTTCCCGTTGGGAAGCGCACAGCGCCGGAATCCGCCCGGCGGCGGCCGTGCACCCTTTTGTCGCACGGGTGCTCGCCGAATCCGGAATCTCTTTTAAAGGAAGCCCCAAGGGTCCGGAGGCCGTCCAGGGGACCGCCTTCGACCTGGTGATCACCTTATGCGACTCCGCCAGGCAGGAATGCCCGGTTTGGCTCGGCTCCGGGGGGCGCGCCCATCACGATTACGCCGATCCGAGTTTGGTGCAGGGGCCGGAAGAAGAAAGAATTGACGCCTTCCGGAAGCTGCGGGACGAAATGCTAGCGGAATTGCCGTATCTGCTGGAGAGGCATGGCGACCGGAAGCTGGAATAGCCGTCCGCGCCGCACCCATTCCCTTCTTCCTCCGGCCAGCCGGGGCGCCGCTTAACCTGTCCGGCGTCCTGCTGTTCGGGTGCAATCCCCGGCGGGTGCCGATAATCCCCGCTTGCCTTATAATCAGCTCCTGCCGCGCCCCCGGCTCGGTCGCGGTTCGGAATAGGAGAGATCCCGATGACCAGGAATTTATTCGAACAACAGCTGCAGCGCCTGCAGGATGAGATCCTCGAACTGGGGTCCTCCGTCGACCAATCGCTGCTCGAGGTCGTCGCCGCCCTGCGCCGGCGGGATCTGGCCACGGCGCGGCGGTTGGAAGCCCACGACGAGGTGATCAACCGCAAACGCTTCGCGATCGAAGAAGACTGCTTGACGTTGATCGCCACCCAACAGCCGATGGCCCGCGATCTGCGGATCCTGGCGGCGATCCTCGAGGTGATCACCGAACTGGAACGGATGGGGGACTACGTCAAGGGCATCGCCCACATCATCACCCTGCTCGGCCCGGAGCCGCTGCCGCCCGACCTGTTGGATCATTTCGATGGGATGGCTTCCCAGGCGACAAAAATGCTGCGCCGGTCGCTGGAGGCATTCATCGCCGGCGACGCCAGGGCTTCCAAGGCGATTCCGGCCGGCGACGATGAGGTCGATAAACTCTACAACCTGGTCTACCGCGAGTTGTTGAAGCAGATGATCGCCGATCCCGATTCGATCGACCACGCCACTCACCTGCTGTGGGTCGCCCATAATCTGGAGCGCTTCGCCGACCGGGTCTCGAACATCTGCGAACGGACCCTCTTCTTCGCCACTGGGGAGATGATGGAGATCCGCTCCACCGACGATCAGACCAAACATCCCACCTATGTCTGGCGCAAGGAGGGGCCGCGCCACACTGGGGAATGACGCCCGC from Anaerolineales bacterium includes:
- the pstA gene encoding phosphate ABC transporter permease PstA → MNASSGSTHFIRARRGYAGRRIVNAAMLVFTGLTTMLALVPLFWIIGYVVYQGGRHINLAFFTQLPTPPGVEGGGVWNAIQGTILLVILSGIFAIPPGVLAAFYAAYYPNTPLGIVVRFSTDVLAGVPSIVIGLFLYALVVVAQGHFSGLAGGIALAILMLPTIIRTTEEMLKLVPPTLREASLALGAPEWKTSLQVVLPAAGNGLITGFLLGLARASGETAPLLFTALGNEWFDFASLVRSGVETGLNPFEVFIRIIEQPVDSLPLTLWKYAQQPYPERIQQAWAAALVLMGFVLAINIAARLWIVVRARRMKG
- the pstB gene encoding phosphate ABC transporter ATP-binding protein codes for the protein MVRAVTVPAKEGLEADGRPHSVKIDIRSLSVFYGKFRAIAEVTMSIPANKVTAIIGPSGCGKSTLLRAINRMTDLTLGARAEGEIRLDGENILAQGVDVVPIRQRIGMVFQRPNPFPKSIYDNVAYGPRLYGVRRRVDLDGIVERSLQQAALWDEVKDKLHQSGMALSGGQQQRLCIARALAVEPSVILMDEPASALDPIATLKIEDLMQQLKSEYTIVIVTHNMQQAARVADYTAFLMIDAERAGRLIEFGPTNKIFTKPEKKETEDYVTGRFG
- the phoU gene encoding phosphate signaling complex protein PhoU encodes the protein MTRAILNERLQQLQDEVLSLGSIVGQAAVDSVRALSRSDTAAAKELERRDRLINTRRFEIERECLALIATQQPMAHDLRLLAAVLEVITELERMGDYVKGIAHITVLLRPFPPPPDLFEELETMAINAGAMLRCALDAFAAGDERAARAIPQEDDEVDRSYARIFQMLTEWINSHPDSIDPATRLLWVAHNLERFADRVTNICERTIFTICGEMVEFSSSGGD
- a CDS encoding arsenate reductase ArsC, whose product is MAEAIVNDRLLSRWEAHSAGIRPAAAVHPFVARVLAESGISFKGSPKGPEAVQGTAFDLVITLCDSARQECPVWLGSGGRAHHDYADPSLVQGPEEERIDAFRKLRDEMLAELPYLLERHGDRKLE
- the phoU gene encoding phosphate signaling complex protein PhoU: MTRNLFEQQLQRLQDEILELGSSVDQSLLEVVAALRRRDLATARRLEAHDEVINRKRFAIEEDCLTLIATQQPMARDLRILAAILEVITELERMGDYVKGIAHIITLLGPEPLPPDLLDHFDGMASQATKMLRRSLEAFIAGDARASKAIPAGDDEVDKLYNLVYRELLKQMIADPDSIDHATHLLWVAHNLERFADRVSNICERTLFFATGEMMEIRSTDDQTKHPTYVWRKEGPRHTGE